The proteins below come from a single Pristiophorus japonicus isolate sPriJap1 unplaced genomic scaffold, sPriJap1.hap1 HAP1_SCAFFOLD_246, whole genome shotgun sequence genomic window:
- the eif2b2 gene encoding translation initiation factor eIF2B subunit beta, with the protein MPAAQPDVSERVAAFLGQLARRELRGSGEVAAGTAGLLRQIVAHSRWNSAGELLQLLRTEGRRVMAAQPTETSVGNIIRRVMKIIREEYSRARCRLLTPVSGFQGHEMSVALSAAGIETTVITDAAIFAVMSRVNKVIIGTKTILANGGLRAVNGAHTLALAARHHSTPVIVCAAMFKLCPQFPNEENTFQQFVSPQEVLPFTEGEILCKVSAHCPVFDYVPPELITLFISNIGGNAPSYIYRLMSELYNPDDHNI; encoded by the exons ATGCCGGCCGCACAGCCCGATGTGTCGGAGCGAGTGGCCGCCTTCCTCGGCCAGCTGGCCCGGCGGGAGCTGCGCGGCTCCGGGGAGGTGGCGGCCGGGACCGCGGGGCTGCTGCGGCAGATCGTGGCCCACAGCCGCTGGAACAGCGCAG GGGAGCTACTGCAGTTGCTCCGGACCGAGGGCCGGAGGGTGATGGCGGCCCAACCCACGGAGACCAGTGTGGGCAACATTATCCGGCGGGTGATGAAAATCATTCGAGAGGAATACAGCCGG gcacGGTGCAGACTGCTGACCCCGGTTTCTGGGTTCCAGGGCCACGAGATGTCCGTTGCTCTGTCCGCAGCCGGGATTGAAACTACTGTCATTACCGACGCTGCCATCTTCGCCGTCATGTCTCGTGTCAACAAG GTGATCATTGGCACTAAGACCATCCTCGCCAATGGGGGTCTGCGAGCTGTGAATGGGGCACACACTCTCGCTCTTGCAGCTCGGCACCACTCCACTCCCGTTATAGTCTGTGCTGCAATGTTTAAACTATGCCCACAG TTCCCCAACGAAGAGAACACCTTTCAGCAGTTTGTCTCGCCGCAGGAGGTGCTCCCTTTCACAGAAG gtgagattCTGTGCAAAGtgagtgctcactgccctgtgttcgATTACGTACCTCCGGAGCTCATCACCCTGTTCATCTCCAACATCGGGGGAAACGCTCCCTCCTACATCTACCGCCTGATGAGTGAACTCTACAACCCCGACGACCACAACATTTAA